Proteins encoded in a region of the Diospyros lotus cultivar Yz01 chromosome 9, ASM1463336v1, whole genome shotgun sequence genome:
- the LOC127809642 gene encoding ENHANCER OF AG-4 protein 2 isoform X1, producing MAPGRKRGVKGPKANTELSLGDLVLAKVKGFPAWPAKISRPEDWDRAPDPKKYFVQFFGTAEIAFVAPADIEAFTSEAKNKLSARCRGKTVKYFAQAVKEICEAFEEMQRKSSRGLRNDADGSSLGIDAPSVGRVEDSAEVDVKDGMARTGTNGETEIRGLGDHGPGLERCSQNQSRMDCQDSKSNIQIKSEDRSSPVTPVKKNKLRDNGAHISKEIGSASSPCISSHVEGEIGGDSTKGNIIIAEDSVVVAPIEGLGTCQNDHVCNIELDGKKDSSLPSLMSVPPKQSDGGKKGLTNGQKEKGSKRKAEDAHELHKDSRSAASAKLNLDTSSDNVDPCKTTENAKDGTQRKNAPGSSVKNSSPDLKPALEIVCGLKAKKLAKGRKQLEVADDRQEDAEGSPEEQAKGKLTGTKKATQIGCAKDDSITNEVSHPAKTNKRAGSGEALQKNRKNISRSAKVLDRKADNTELKRSTPRLKTENHSASTVQAISLSSRIPSDEDALPPTKRQRRVFETMSGSAFTTSDDKTEKSSAALKNDTVSSGKLKSPASHSHTRRRAVRLFDEDDEEEPRTPVHGGSVRKILAPVCVPDHMNNANVQTESFSVVQPSVGDSHGAGGLSKESLPSSELLNESSSPNTEQLVEKRPKKPIAPNISISPRQLELERVSSKESRQNLISPGKSPLSGPAKANRSLLKVSGAGIQKKTQTGSGKALDSISDSLNYSRNQVTTERNKPIYSGERSKGASKSVVKINDLLVTGNTAKHDAFTDGRFEAGRDDKTSSLIDSKIPDSAMSMKHLIAAAQAKRRQAQSQNFSHGNASSLLAPPTDMPRRSPSPALATQPFLSGSSTVLQPDAQEHYPPNTSKVSPSHGPQFPSGNQPVSDEFEETRVSSGNRPPRGSLSGGTEAAVARDAFEGMIETLSRTRESIGRATRLAIDCAKYGIANEVVELLIRKLESEPNFQRKVDLFFLVDSITQCSHSHKGIAGASYIPTVQAALPRLLGAAAPPGAAARENRRQCLKVLRLWLERKILPESLLRRYMDGIGVSNDDASAGFFLRRPTRVERSVDDPIREMEGMLVDEYGSNATFQLPGFLSASVFEEDGEEDLPVSLLKEPGGRSPVEVVPASGEPDTVTSSDRRHCILEDVDGELEMEDVSGHTRDERPLFSNGPIEFTLQQYGSQGVLEALSDSPDNFSPLEGSPPLPRTSPPQTPPLPSSPPPLSPTSPQSPPPLPSSPSPPPPPPPPLPPVPHPLSQLPAGPQPSLLPQPSLPPHPSTLSQSFHPPQSSIPSSSPKLNYQSHVPHEYCSAPSGNQLVQVAANNPHGGHTEAAVRTDIYPQQSSSFSTTGIQNPREPSGFNSSRPLEYGHHDVYCSSQVSQPNQQFQSGNAPILQRPFCPLPPPPPPPPPPPQAPSSHYFYPGPAAQQHSQHPYPRPYSLPSVPDAQRRYVADEQWRIPTSDFNADNQRGLWMSGGRTPSCPGVSFAQEGYFRPPLERPPVSNAGFHPPAQNTLPAGASVPGNGVSQVMPSRPDISALGCWRPS from the exons ATGGCTCCGGGGCGAAAGCGCGGAGTGAAGGGACCGAAGGCGAATACGGAGTTGAGCCTGGGGGATCTGGTCCTCGCTAAGGTCAAGGGCTTCCCTGCGTGGCCTGCCAAG ATTAGCAGACCGGAAGATTGGGACCGAGCTCCTGACCCCAAGAAATATTTTGTCCAATTCTTTGGAACTGCAGAAAT AGCATTTGTTGCCCCTGCTGATATTGAGGCATTTACTAGTGAGGCAAAGAACAAATTATCAGCTCGATGTCGAGGAAAAACAGTAAAATACTTTGCACAGGCTGTGAAGGAAATCTGTGAAGCATTTGAAGAGATGCAGCGAAAAAGTTCTAGGGGTTTAAGGAATGATGCCGATGGCTCATCTCTTGGGATAGATGCTCCTTCTGTTGGTAGGGTGGAAGATTCAGCTGAGGTTGACGTAAAAGATGGAATGGCTAGGACTGGAACAAATGGAGAAACAGAGATTAGAGGTCTAGGTGATCATGGTCCTGGTTTGGAGCGTTGCTCGCAGAATCAGAGTAGGATGGATTGCCAAGATTCGAAATCTAATATCCAGATAAAATCTGAGGATAGAAGTTCTCCTGTTACACCTGTGAAGAAGAATAAACTGAGGGATAATGGTGCTCATATATCTAAGGAGATAGGGTCAGCGTCCAGTCCTTGTATTTCATCTCATGTTGAAGGAGAAATCGGTGGTGATAGCACAAAAGGTAATATTATTATTGCTGAAGATTCTGTGGTAGTGGCACCTATTGAAGGTTTGGGCACTTGTCAGAATGATCATGTATGCAATATAGAACTAGATGGTAAAAAAGATAGTTCTTTGCCGTCGCTGATGTCAGTTCCTCCTAAGCAGTCTGACGGTGGCAAGAAGGGACTGACAAATGGTCAAAAAGAGAAAGGATCAAAGAGAAAAGCTGAGGATGCACATGAACTTCACAAGGATAGTCGCTCAGCTGCTTCAGCCAAGTTGAATCTGGACACTAGCAGTGATAATGTTGACCCTTGCAAAACTACTGAGAATGCCAAAGATGGCACACAAAGGAAAAATGCTCCTGGTAGCAGTGTGAAGAATTCATCTCCAGATCTTAAACCGGCCTTGGAAATTGTTTGTGGACTTAAAGCTAAAAAACTGGCAAAAGGTAGGAAACAGCTTGAGGTAGCAGATGACAGGCAGGAGGATGCTGAAGGTAGTCCAGAAGAGCAGGCCAAGGGCAAACTTACTGGCACAAAAAAAGCCACTCAAATTGGATGTGCAAAGGATGATTCAATAACTAATGAAGTTTCTCATCCTGCTAAAACAAATAAACGTGCAGGCTCTGGGGAAGCACTTCAAAAAAACAGGAAAAATATTTCTCGAAGTGCTAAAGTTCTTGACAGAAAAGCAGATAATACAGAGCTTAAGCGGTCTACACCACGGTTGAAGACTGAAAATCATTCAGCATCAACAGTGCAGGCAATTAGTTTGTCTTCCAGAATTCCTTCAGATGAAGATGCTCTACCGCCAACAAAGCGCCAACGCCGGGTGTTTGAGACTATGTCTGGCTCTGCTTTTACAACTTCAGATGATAAAACAGAAAAAAGTTCTGCTGCATTAAAAAATGACACTGTATCTTCTGGTAAACTTAAATCCCCTGCCTCTCACTCGCATACAAGGCGAAGAGCTGTTCGCTTATTTGATGAGGATGATGAAGAGGAACCCAGGACACCAGTTCATGGTGGATCAGTGAGGAAGATTCTTGCTCCTGTATGTGTGCCTGATCATATGAATAACGCCAATGTACAAACTGAAAGTTTTTCTGTTGTTCAACCTAGTGTAGGGGATTCTCATGGAGCTGGGGGCCTTTCAAAGGAATCCTTACCTTCTTCTGAGCTACTTAATGAATCTTCTTCCCCTAATACTGAGCAACTTGTGGAGAAGAGGCCTAAAAAGCCAATTGCTCCCAATATCTCCATTAGCCCAAGACAACTGGAGTTAGAGAGAGTTTCTTCTAAAGAGTCTAGACAAAATTTGATATCCCCTGGTAAGTCGCCTCTGTCAGGACCTGCAAAAGCCAATAGATCATTATTAAAAGTATCTGGTGCTGGTATACAGAAGAAAACACAAACTGGATCTGGCAAGGCCTTGGATTCTATTTCTGACAGCTTGAATTACTCTCGAAATCAAGTGACAACTGAAAGAAATAAGCCAATTTATTCTGGGGAAAGATCAAAAGGGGCTTCAAAATCAGTTgttaaaattaatgatttgcttGTGACGGGAAATACAGCAAAGCATGACGCCTTTACTGATGGAAG ATTTGAAGCTGGGAGAGATGATAAAACAAGTTCATTGATTGATTCAAAGATCCCAGATTCtgcaatgtccatgaaacatcTTATTGCTGCTGCTCAGGCTAAAAGGAGGCAAGCTCAATCACAAAATTTTTCTCATGGCAATGCTAGTTCTCTACTGGCCCCTCCTACTGACATGCCCAGGAGGAGCCCCAGTCCTGCGTTAGCTACTCAGCCCTTCCTATCTGGATCCAGTACTGTTTTACAGCCAGATGCTCAGGAACATTATCCTCCTAACACATCTAAGGTTTCTCCTTCTCATGGTCCTCAGTTTCCATCAGGTAATCAACCTGTGTCTGATGAATTTGAGGAGACTAGGGTTAGTTCGGGTAACCGGCCTCCTCGGGGTTCACTTAGTGGTGGTACCGAGGCTGCTGTTGCTCGTGATGCATTTGAAGGAATGATAGAGACACTTTCAAGGACTAGAGAAAGCATCGGCCGTGCAACCCGCCTTGCAATTGATTGTGCAAAATATGGCATTGCCAATGAG GTTGTGGAGCTTCTAATCCGCAAGTTAGAAAGTGAGCCCAATTTCCAGCGAAAAGTGGACCTCTTTTTTCTTGTGGACTCTATTACACAATGTTCACACAGTCATAAAG GCATTGCGGGAGCATCATATATTCCTACTGTACAAGCAGCACTGCCTCGTCTTTTGGGAGCTGCTGCTCCACCTGGAGCTGCTGCGCGTGAAAATCGTCGTCAATGTCTAAAG GTTTTGCGACTCTGGCTTGAGAGGAAAATCTTACCTGAATCCCTTCTTCGCCGCTATATGGATGGCATTGGGGTTTCAAATGACGATGCTTCTGCTGGTTTTTTCCTTAGACGTCCAACTCGAGTTGAGCGTTCTGTAGATGATCCCATTAGAGAAATGGAAGGCATGCTTGTGGATGAATATGGAAG TAATGCTACATTTCAGTTGCCTGGCTTCTTATCTGCTAGCGTATttgaagaagatggagaagagGATCTTCCAGTTAGTTTACTGAAGGAACCTGGTGGTAGATCACCAGTAGAAGTCGTGCCTGCTAGTGGAGAGCCTGATACAGTTACTTCAAGTGACAGACGCCACTGCATCTTGGAGGATGTGGATGGCGAACTTGAAATGGAAGATGTATCTGGACATACAAGGGATGAAAGACCTTTGTTTTCAAATGGTCCAATTGAATTTACTTTGCAGCAGTATGGTTCACAGGGTGTTTTGGAAGCACTGTCAGACAGTCCCGACAACTTCTCCCCTCTTGAGGGGTCTCCACCACTGCCTCGTACTTCTCCTCCTCAAACCCCACCTTTGCCATCTTCACCACCACCACTATCACCAACATCTCCACAATCTCCCCCTCCACTACCTTCATCCCCATcaccacccccacccccaccccctcCACTTCCTCCAGTGCCGCATCCACTTTCTCAACTACCTGCAGGACCTCAGCCATCATTACTTCCTCAACCTTCATTGCCACCTCACCCTTCAACACTGTCACAGTCATTTCACCCCCCTCAGTCATCAATTCCATCTTCTTCGCCAAAATTGAACTATCAATCACATGTGCCGCATGAATATTGTAGCGCACCAAGT GGAAACCAGCTCGTCCAGGTAGCCGCAAATAATCCTCATGGTGGTCACACTGAGGCAGCAGTTAGAACTGATATTTATCCACAGCAATCATCTAGCTTTTCAACAACAGGAATTCAGAATCCACGTGAACCTTCTGGATTTAATTCCTCGAGACCATTAGAGTATGGACATCATGATGTATATTGCAGCTCCCAAGTTTCTCAACCCAACCAGCAATTTCAATCTGGCAATGCCCCTATCCTGCAAAGACCTTTCTGTCctctgccgccgccgccgccaccaccaccaccgccTCCTCAAGCACCATCTAGTCATTACTTCTATCCAGGTCCTGCAGCTCAGCAACATTCACAACATCCTTATCCCCGACCTTACTCATTGCCTAGTGTTCCTGATGCTCAAAGGAGATATGTTGCTGATGAACAGTGGAGGATTCCCACAAGTGACTTTAATGCTGACAATCAACGAGGTTTATGGATGAGCGGAGGGAGAACACCATCATGCCCAGGTGTGTCCTTTGCTCAGGAAG
- the LOC127809642 gene encoding ENHANCER OF AG-4 protein 2 isoform X2: MAPGRKRGVKGPKANTELSLGDLVLAKVKGFPAWPAKISRPEDWDRAPDPKKYFVQFFGTAEIAFVAPADIEAFTSEAKNKLSARCRGKTVKYFAQAVKEICEAFEEMQRKSSRGLRNDADGSSLGIDAPSVGRVEDSAEVDVKDGMARTGTNGETEIRGLGDHGPGLERCSQNQSRMDCQDSKSNIQIKSEDRSSPVTPVKKNKLRDNGAHISKEIGSASSPCISSHVEGEIGGDSTKGNIIIAEDSVVVAPIEGLGTCQNDHVCNIELDGKKDSSLPSLMSVPPKQSDGGKKGLTNGQKEKGSKRKAEDAHELHKDSRSAASAKLNLDTSSDNVDPCKTTENAKDGTQRKNAPGSSVKNSSPDLKPALEIVCGLKAKKLAKGRKQLEVADDRQEDAEGSPEEQAKGKLTGTKKATQIGCAKDDSITNEVSHPAKTNKRAGSGEALQKNRKNISRSAKVLDRKADNTELKRSTPRLKTENHSASTVQAISLSSRIPSDEDALPPTKRQRRVFETMSGSAFTTSDDKTEKSSAALKNDTVSSGKLKSPASHSHTRRRAVRLFDEDDEEEPRTPVHGGSVRKILAPVCVPDHMNNANVQTESFSVVQPSVGDSHGAGGLSKESLPSSELLNESSSPNTEQLVEKRPKKPIAPNISISPRQLELERVSSKESRQNLISPGKSPLSGPAKANRSLLKVSGAGIQKKTQTGSGKALDSISDSLNYSRNQVTTERNKPIYSGERSKGASKSVVKINDLLVTGNTAKHDAFTDGRFEAGRDDKTSSLIDSKIPDSAMSMKHLIAAAQAKRRQAQSQNFSHGNASSLLAPPTDMPRRSPSPALATQPFLSGSSTVLQPDAQEHYPPNTSKVSPSHGPQFPSGNQPVSDEFEETRVSSGNRPPRGSLSGGTEAAVARDAFEGMIETLSRTRESIGRATRLAIDCAKYGIANEVVELLIRKLESEPNFQRKVDLFFLVDSITQCSHSHKGIAGASYIPTVQAALPRLLGAAAPPGAAARENRRQCLKVLRLWLERKILPESLLRRYMDGIGVSNDDASAGFFLRRPTRVERSVDDPIREMEGMLVDEYGSNATFQLPGFLSASVFEEDGEEDLPVSLLKEPGGRSPVEVVPASGEPDTVTSSDRRHCILEDVDGELEMEDVSGHTRDERPLFSNGPIEFTLQQYGSQGVLEALSDSPDNFSPLEGSPPLPRTSPPQTPPLPSSPPPLSPTSPQSPPPLPSSPSPPPPPPPPLPPVPHPLSQLPAGPQPSLLPQPSLPPHPSTLSQSFHPPQSSIPSSSPKLNYQSHVPHEYCSAPSGNQLVQVAANNPHGGHTEAAVRTDIYPQQSSSFSTTGIQNPREPSGFNSSRPLEYGHHDVYCSSQVSQPNQQFQSGNAPILQRPFCPLPPPPPPPPPPPQAPSSHYFYPGPAAQQHSQHPYPRPYSLPSVPDAQRRYVADEQWRIPTSDFNADNQRGLWMSGGRTPSCPGYFRPPLERPPVSNAGFHPPAQNTLPAGASVPGNGVSQVMPSRPDISALGCWRPS, translated from the exons ATGGCTCCGGGGCGAAAGCGCGGAGTGAAGGGACCGAAGGCGAATACGGAGTTGAGCCTGGGGGATCTGGTCCTCGCTAAGGTCAAGGGCTTCCCTGCGTGGCCTGCCAAG ATTAGCAGACCGGAAGATTGGGACCGAGCTCCTGACCCCAAGAAATATTTTGTCCAATTCTTTGGAACTGCAGAAAT AGCATTTGTTGCCCCTGCTGATATTGAGGCATTTACTAGTGAGGCAAAGAACAAATTATCAGCTCGATGTCGAGGAAAAACAGTAAAATACTTTGCACAGGCTGTGAAGGAAATCTGTGAAGCATTTGAAGAGATGCAGCGAAAAAGTTCTAGGGGTTTAAGGAATGATGCCGATGGCTCATCTCTTGGGATAGATGCTCCTTCTGTTGGTAGGGTGGAAGATTCAGCTGAGGTTGACGTAAAAGATGGAATGGCTAGGACTGGAACAAATGGAGAAACAGAGATTAGAGGTCTAGGTGATCATGGTCCTGGTTTGGAGCGTTGCTCGCAGAATCAGAGTAGGATGGATTGCCAAGATTCGAAATCTAATATCCAGATAAAATCTGAGGATAGAAGTTCTCCTGTTACACCTGTGAAGAAGAATAAACTGAGGGATAATGGTGCTCATATATCTAAGGAGATAGGGTCAGCGTCCAGTCCTTGTATTTCATCTCATGTTGAAGGAGAAATCGGTGGTGATAGCACAAAAGGTAATATTATTATTGCTGAAGATTCTGTGGTAGTGGCACCTATTGAAGGTTTGGGCACTTGTCAGAATGATCATGTATGCAATATAGAACTAGATGGTAAAAAAGATAGTTCTTTGCCGTCGCTGATGTCAGTTCCTCCTAAGCAGTCTGACGGTGGCAAGAAGGGACTGACAAATGGTCAAAAAGAGAAAGGATCAAAGAGAAAAGCTGAGGATGCACATGAACTTCACAAGGATAGTCGCTCAGCTGCTTCAGCCAAGTTGAATCTGGACACTAGCAGTGATAATGTTGACCCTTGCAAAACTACTGAGAATGCCAAAGATGGCACACAAAGGAAAAATGCTCCTGGTAGCAGTGTGAAGAATTCATCTCCAGATCTTAAACCGGCCTTGGAAATTGTTTGTGGACTTAAAGCTAAAAAACTGGCAAAAGGTAGGAAACAGCTTGAGGTAGCAGATGACAGGCAGGAGGATGCTGAAGGTAGTCCAGAAGAGCAGGCCAAGGGCAAACTTACTGGCACAAAAAAAGCCACTCAAATTGGATGTGCAAAGGATGATTCAATAACTAATGAAGTTTCTCATCCTGCTAAAACAAATAAACGTGCAGGCTCTGGGGAAGCACTTCAAAAAAACAGGAAAAATATTTCTCGAAGTGCTAAAGTTCTTGACAGAAAAGCAGATAATACAGAGCTTAAGCGGTCTACACCACGGTTGAAGACTGAAAATCATTCAGCATCAACAGTGCAGGCAATTAGTTTGTCTTCCAGAATTCCTTCAGATGAAGATGCTCTACCGCCAACAAAGCGCCAACGCCGGGTGTTTGAGACTATGTCTGGCTCTGCTTTTACAACTTCAGATGATAAAACAGAAAAAAGTTCTGCTGCATTAAAAAATGACACTGTATCTTCTGGTAAACTTAAATCCCCTGCCTCTCACTCGCATACAAGGCGAAGAGCTGTTCGCTTATTTGATGAGGATGATGAAGAGGAACCCAGGACACCAGTTCATGGTGGATCAGTGAGGAAGATTCTTGCTCCTGTATGTGTGCCTGATCATATGAATAACGCCAATGTACAAACTGAAAGTTTTTCTGTTGTTCAACCTAGTGTAGGGGATTCTCATGGAGCTGGGGGCCTTTCAAAGGAATCCTTACCTTCTTCTGAGCTACTTAATGAATCTTCTTCCCCTAATACTGAGCAACTTGTGGAGAAGAGGCCTAAAAAGCCAATTGCTCCCAATATCTCCATTAGCCCAAGACAACTGGAGTTAGAGAGAGTTTCTTCTAAAGAGTCTAGACAAAATTTGATATCCCCTGGTAAGTCGCCTCTGTCAGGACCTGCAAAAGCCAATAGATCATTATTAAAAGTATCTGGTGCTGGTATACAGAAGAAAACACAAACTGGATCTGGCAAGGCCTTGGATTCTATTTCTGACAGCTTGAATTACTCTCGAAATCAAGTGACAACTGAAAGAAATAAGCCAATTTATTCTGGGGAAAGATCAAAAGGGGCTTCAAAATCAGTTgttaaaattaatgatttgcttGTGACGGGAAATACAGCAAAGCATGACGCCTTTACTGATGGAAG ATTTGAAGCTGGGAGAGATGATAAAACAAGTTCATTGATTGATTCAAAGATCCCAGATTCtgcaatgtccatgaaacatcTTATTGCTGCTGCTCAGGCTAAAAGGAGGCAAGCTCAATCACAAAATTTTTCTCATGGCAATGCTAGTTCTCTACTGGCCCCTCCTACTGACATGCCCAGGAGGAGCCCCAGTCCTGCGTTAGCTACTCAGCCCTTCCTATCTGGATCCAGTACTGTTTTACAGCCAGATGCTCAGGAACATTATCCTCCTAACACATCTAAGGTTTCTCCTTCTCATGGTCCTCAGTTTCCATCAGGTAATCAACCTGTGTCTGATGAATTTGAGGAGACTAGGGTTAGTTCGGGTAACCGGCCTCCTCGGGGTTCACTTAGTGGTGGTACCGAGGCTGCTGTTGCTCGTGATGCATTTGAAGGAATGATAGAGACACTTTCAAGGACTAGAGAAAGCATCGGCCGTGCAACCCGCCTTGCAATTGATTGTGCAAAATATGGCATTGCCAATGAG GTTGTGGAGCTTCTAATCCGCAAGTTAGAAAGTGAGCCCAATTTCCAGCGAAAAGTGGACCTCTTTTTTCTTGTGGACTCTATTACACAATGTTCACACAGTCATAAAG GCATTGCGGGAGCATCATATATTCCTACTGTACAAGCAGCACTGCCTCGTCTTTTGGGAGCTGCTGCTCCACCTGGAGCTGCTGCGCGTGAAAATCGTCGTCAATGTCTAAAG GTTTTGCGACTCTGGCTTGAGAGGAAAATCTTACCTGAATCCCTTCTTCGCCGCTATATGGATGGCATTGGGGTTTCAAATGACGATGCTTCTGCTGGTTTTTTCCTTAGACGTCCAACTCGAGTTGAGCGTTCTGTAGATGATCCCATTAGAGAAATGGAAGGCATGCTTGTGGATGAATATGGAAG TAATGCTACATTTCAGTTGCCTGGCTTCTTATCTGCTAGCGTATttgaagaagatggagaagagGATCTTCCAGTTAGTTTACTGAAGGAACCTGGTGGTAGATCACCAGTAGAAGTCGTGCCTGCTAGTGGAGAGCCTGATACAGTTACTTCAAGTGACAGACGCCACTGCATCTTGGAGGATGTGGATGGCGAACTTGAAATGGAAGATGTATCTGGACATACAAGGGATGAAAGACCTTTGTTTTCAAATGGTCCAATTGAATTTACTTTGCAGCAGTATGGTTCACAGGGTGTTTTGGAAGCACTGTCAGACAGTCCCGACAACTTCTCCCCTCTTGAGGGGTCTCCACCACTGCCTCGTACTTCTCCTCCTCAAACCCCACCTTTGCCATCTTCACCACCACCACTATCACCAACATCTCCACAATCTCCCCCTCCACTACCTTCATCCCCATcaccacccccacccccaccccctcCACTTCCTCCAGTGCCGCATCCACTTTCTCAACTACCTGCAGGACCTCAGCCATCATTACTTCCTCAACCTTCATTGCCACCTCACCCTTCAACACTGTCACAGTCATTTCACCCCCCTCAGTCATCAATTCCATCTTCTTCGCCAAAATTGAACTATCAATCACATGTGCCGCATGAATATTGTAGCGCACCAAGT GGAAACCAGCTCGTCCAGGTAGCCGCAAATAATCCTCATGGTGGTCACACTGAGGCAGCAGTTAGAACTGATATTTATCCACAGCAATCATCTAGCTTTTCAACAACAGGAATTCAGAATCCACGTGAACCTTCTGGATTTAATTCCTCGAGACCATTAGAGTATGGACATCATGATGTATATTGCAGCTCCCAAGTTTCTCAACCCAACCAGCAATTTCAATCTGGCAATGCCCCTATCCTGCAAAGACCTTTCTGTCctctgccgccgccgccgccaccaccaccaccgccTCCTCAAGCACCATCTAGTCATTACTTCTATCCAGGTCCTGCAGCTCAGCAACATTCACAACATCCTTATCCCCGACCTTACTCATTGCCTAGTGTTCCTGATGCTCAAAGGAGATATGTTGCTGATGAACAGTGGAGGATTCCCACAAGTGACTTTAATGCTGACAATCAACGAGGTTTATGGATGAGCGGAGGGAGAACACCATCATGCCCAG